A DNA window from Daucus carota subsp. sativus chromosome 3, DH1 v3.0, whole genome shotgun sequence contains the following coding sequences:
- the LOC108211540 gene encoding uncharacterized protein LOC108211540: protein MGACFSTWIIMDSNHNLNLSSTSSANVITLDGQLRQFPIPLTVSQLLQQIDSVSVSVSESENFICNSDGLYYDEHIQAMDLTEELLSGQIYFVLPNSKLQYPLSASDMAALAVKASTAISSITKNNQPSSKSQIAPIDLSIQSPISQAAAKKNHTSDKQAGSGLGISRCGSMRKIQRYSTRRAKLAARSFRRLTTIHEVSDLQAY, encoded by the coding sequence ATGGGCGCTTGTTTCTCCACTTGGATCATCATGGACTCGAACCACAACCTCAATTTATCATCCACCTCATCAGCTAATGTCATTACTCTCGACGGCCAGCTCCGCCAGTTCCCTATTCCGCTCACAGTCTCGCAACTTCTCCAACAAATCGACTCCGTGTctgtatccgtatccgaatccgaaaatttTATTTGCAACTCCGATGGCTTGTACTACGACGAGCACATACAAGCCATGGATTTGACTGAAGAATTACTATCGGGTCAAATTTATTTCGTCCTCCCAAACTCCAAGCTTCAGTATCCGTTGAGCGCGTCCGACATGGCCGCGCTTGCAGTTAAAGCGAGTACCGCAATTTCATCGATCACCAAAAATAATCAGCCAAGTAGCAAGTCACAAATAGCTCCGATCGATCTATCGATTCAATCTCCGATATCGCAAGCAGCCGCGAAGAAGAATCACACGAGTGACAAACAGGCTGGATCGGGCTTGGGAATCTCGAGATGCGGATCAATGAGGAAGATTCAGAGATACTCAACTCGGCGCGCTAAATTGGCGGCTCGGTCGTTTCGGAGATTGACTACCATTCATGAAGTCTCTGATTTACAAGCTTATTAG